In the genome of Synechococcus sp. CB0101, the window GAAGGGTCAGGGCATTGGCGTGCTGACCGAGATGCAGATAGTCGATGCGAGGGAGATCTCCATGCACCGCCACCGCACCGGAAAGAACCGACGACAAACTGCTTTCAAAAGGCCGACCCTGGGCTGTCGACCACAGTTCCTGCAGGAACAGGGCTTGGTCGTAGGTGGCTGTGAGGCTCTCCAGCCTCCAGATCTGCACGAGCATCCCGAAGAGCCAGAAACCCGCGGCCAGGAACCAGACCGTGCGGGGCCAGTGCTGGTTCCGAGGCCCGGCTGTCTCCCCGGGCTGATGATCAGCGAGCAATCCGGCACAAGCGCAAACAGAGGGTTCAATCTGCATGAAAAAGGGGCCCCTTGCGGGACCCCCTTTGCTGTCTGATGGAGCGTGCGATCAGAGAGCGTTGCCGCGGGGCAGAACCTCTTCAGGGAAGACGAAGTTTTCGTGCGGCTGGTCAGCCGGTGCCATCCAGGCACGCAGACCTTCGTTCAGAAGAATGTTCTTCGTGTAGAAGGTCTCGAATTCAGGATCCTCAGCAGCGCGGATTTCCTGCGACACGAAGTCGTAGGCACGCAGGTTGAGGGCCAGGCCGATGATGCCGATGCTGCTGGTCCACAGACCCATCACCGGCACGAACAGCATGAAGAAGTGCAGCCAACGCTTGTTGGAGAACGCGATCCCGAAGATCTGGCTCCAGAAGCGGTTGGCGGTCACCATCGAATAGGTCTCTTCTTCCTGGGTGGGCTCGAACGCCTTGAAGGTGTTCGCCTGATCGGAGTCTTCGAACAGGGTGTTCTCCACGGTGGCGCCGTGAATGGCACACAGCAGCGCGCCGCCGAGGATGCCGGCCACGCCCATCATGTGGAAGGGGTTCAGGGTCCAGTTGTGGAAGCCCTGCAGGAAGAGGAGGAAGCGGAAGATCGCTGCCACGCCAAAGCTGGGTGCAAAGAACCAGCTGCTTTGGCCGAGGGGGTACATCAGGAAGACGCTGACGAACACCGCAATCGGGCCGGAGAAGGCGATGGCGTTGTAGGGGCGGATGCCCACCAGACGGGCGATCTCGAACTGACGCAGCATGAAGCCGATCAGGGAGAAGGCACCGTGCAGGGCCACGAAGGTCCACAGACCGCCGAGCTGGCACCAGCGCACGAAGTCGCCCTGGGCTTCAGGGCCCCAGAGCAGAAGAAGGGAATGGCCCATGGCATCAGCCGGGCTGCTCACCGCAGCGGTGAGGAAGTTGCAGCCCTCCAGATAGGAGCTGGCAATGCCGTGGGTGTACCAGGAGGTGACAAAGGTGGTGCCGGTCAGCCAGCCACCCAGCGCCAGGTAGGCGGTGGGGAACAGGAGCAGACCCGACCACCCGACAAAAACGAAGCGGTCGCGCTTGAGCCAGTCATCGAGGACGTCAAACCATCCCCGCTGCGGCGCGCGCCCTACAGCGATCGTCATGAGAGCGGCTTCATGAAGCGTTACACGCGCACTGTACGGGGAACCGGGCGTCTGTGGCGGATCACCCAAACCTGATAGGTAAAAGCTCCTAGCAAGCCATCGAAGCGGTCTTGATTCGCCAAAGTGGGGCCTGGCCGAAATCCCTGCTGTGTTCGTCGTTGAGCTCTCCATCAAGCTGAGCCCCATGCCCGTTGCCGTGCAGCGCAAGGAGCAGGCCGACGCTGAGGCCCTTTATCAACAGGTGAAGCAGGCCATGGAAAGCGGCCACCCCCGCCTGCTGGAGCTGAGCTGCGAGAAGGAGGAAACCAAGCGCGTCTGTCTGCTCACCAGCGAAGTGGTGGCCGTGCAGACCTACGAGAAGTCCGCGATGGGCGGCGGCAGCAAGCGTCCGG includes:
- the psbD gene encoding photosystem II D2 protein (photosystem q(a) protein), giving the protein MTIAVGRAPQRGWFDVLDDWLKRDRFVFVGWSGLLLFPTAYLALGGWLTGTTFVTSWYTHGIASSYLEGCNFLTAAVSSPADAMGHSLLLLWGPEAQGDFVRWCQLGGLWTFVALHGAFSLIGFMLRQFEIARLVGIRPYNAIAFSGPIAVFVSVFLMYPLGQSSWFFAPSFGVAAIFRFLLFLQGFHNWTLNPFHMMGVAGILGGALLCAIHGATVENTLFEDSDQANTFKAFEPTQEEETYSMVTANRFWSQIFGIAFSNKRWLHFFMLFVPVMGLWTSSIGIIGLALNLRAYDFVSQEIRAAEDPEFETFYTKNILLNEGLRAWMAPADQPHENFVFPEEVLPRGNAL